From Anopheles arabiensis isolate DONGOLA chromosome 3, AaraD3, whole genome shotgun sequence, a single genomic window includes:
- the LOC120901933 gene encoding ubiquitin-conjugating enzyme E2Q-like protein 1, with amino-acid sequence MSSRSKEKVTAAIRKFFKSSESKSKESKDKDGNGTHTAAPTEGADSNHLHLPAHHHHPSAASVAHPAGPGASGMGGSGSSGPTAAVAGSGMANGGAPVSNGTGGNSNSSSSNSKATTDSPMRRLRCVVAPTTTTMVHVPVSKPLDTTIRSRRLMKELKEIERLQHSRTDPCFTVELINDNLYEWHARLFRIDPDSPLAEDLVELNIPFILLHLVFPENFPFAPPFMRVVEPRIEKGFVMEGGAICMELLTPRGWASAYTVEAILMQFAASLVKGQGRVSRKPKSAKDFSRRSAEEAFRSLVKTHEKYGWVTPALNDG; translated from the exons ATGTCGTCCAGATCAAAGGAGAAAGTAACGGCCGCCATTAGGAAGTTCTTCAAAAGCTCGGAAAGCAAGAGCAAGGAAAGTAAAGACAAGGATGGCAACGGCACCCACACGGCCGCCCCGACCGAGGGCGCCGATTCGAACCACCTGCATCTTCCcgcccaccatcaccatccgtCCGCGGCGTCCGTAGCTCATCCGGCCGGGCCGGGTGCGAGCGGGATGGGCGGTAGTGGGTCGAGTGGACCGACGGCAGCAGTCGCCGGCAGTGGGATGGCGAACGGCGGTGCCCCAGTGTCGAATGGCACCGGTGGCAACAGTaatagcagtagcagcaacagcaaagccACCACCGACAGCCCCATGCGGCGATTACGATG TGTCGTggcacccaccaccaccactatgGTGCACGTTCCTGTCTCGAAACCGCTCGACACCACCATTCGGTCGAGGCGGCTAATGAAGGAGCTGAAGGAAATCGAGCGGTTACAGCACTCCCGGACGGATCCATGCTTTACG GTTGAGCTGATTAACGATAATCTGTACGAGTGGCACGCTCGGCTGTTCCGGATCGATCCGGATTCACCGCTGGCCGAAGATTTGGTCGAGCTGAACATACCCTTCATCCTGCTGCACCTAGTGTTCCCGGAGAACTTCCCGTTTGCGCCACCGTTTATGCGTGTCGTTGAGCCACGGATCGAGAAGGGGTTCGTGATGGAGGGTGGAGCTATCTGCATGGAGCTGCTGACGCCCCGCGGCTGGGCCAGTGCCTACACGGTCGAGGCGATACTGATGCAGTTTGCCGCGAGCCTGGTGAAGGGGCAAGGCCGTGTGTCGCGCAAGCCAAAGTCGGCGAAGGACTTTAGCCG ACGCTCCGCCGAGGAAGCCTTCCGATCGCTGGTGAAAACGCACGAAAAGTATGGCTGGGTGACGCCCGCCCTGAACGACGGTTAG